The following are encoded together in the Nocardioides thalensis genome:
- a CDS encoding DUF2867 domain-containing protein, whose product MRIPNERHLAVDLRVHDLLRDFRLEDVWQLPEVTGSRDDFELVIERIRSGSPMSSGNLASRFVWGVRQLLGKVFDLGDVAHATDGRADGLPIPGAEETSIVPRLPADLRGTADDLRFTDLPFVPVYRTATEFAAEISNRTVHGVLHLSWIPVGGERYEGRMAVYVKPRGWFGEAYMAFIKPFRYLIVYPALEKQMAREWAELTAAR is encoded by the coding sequence ATGAGGATCCCCAACGAGCGGCACCTGGCCGTGGACCTGCGCGTCCACGACCTGCTGCGCGACTTCAGGCTGGAGGACGTGTGGCAGCTCCCCGAGGTCACCGGGTCCCGTGACGACTTCGAGCTCGTCATCGAGCGGATCCGCTCGGGCTCTCCGATGTCGTCGGGCAACCTCGCGAGCCGCTTCGTCTGGGGCGTGCGCCAGCTGCTGGGGAAGGTGTTCGACCTCGGCGACGTCGCCCACGCGACCGACGGCAGGGCGGACGGGCTCCCGATCCCCGGCGCCGAAGAGACGAGCATCGTGCCGCGGCTGCCGGCCGACCTGAGGGGGACCGCCGACGACCTCCGGTTCACCGATCTGCCGTTCGTCCCGGTCTACCGCACGGCGACCGAGTTCGCGGCCGAGATCTCCAACCGCACCGTGCACGGCGTGCTCCACCTGTCCTGGATCCCGGTCGGCGGCGAGCGGTACGAGGGCCGGATGGCCGTCTACGTGAAGCCGCGCGGGTGGTTCGGCGAGGCCTACATGGCCTTCATCAAGCCGTTCCGGTACCTGATCGTCTATCCCGCGCTGGAGAAGCAGATGGCGCGCGAGTGGGCGGAGCTCACCGCGGCACGGTGA
- a CDS encoding TROVE domain-containing protein: protein MDVLRAFNRRRTAQVDQADPRQRRNTAGGFTFTLDDAARLRRFLVLGVDGGTYYAAPRELAEQNVEVVGRMAMADPETLVSTIVEVSTSGRAPRQNPALFALAYAAAVPESSRLALDALPRVARTGTHLLQFAAYVEQFRGWGRGLRRAVGGWYTSKDPDAVAYQAVKYRQREGWSHRDLLRLAHPVTDDPALRATFDWIVRGSVGDAVPALVDGFVRAQAATDVTTWTDLVVRHRLTWEMLPDAALGEAAVWDALLDVGLPPTALLRQLPRLTRLGLLPDRGGRTAEVVARLTDAQRLRSGRVHPVNVLVAQRTYAAGRSARGAGTWDPQQKVVDALDAAFYAAFGAVEPSGTRTLVAVDVSGSMHAPIAGLPLTAREASAALALVQLATEPSATAVGFSADGPGWRSDAVLKRLRISPRQRLDDALRVVDRMPMGGTDCALPMLYAAKERLAVDTFVVYTDNETWAGSVHPHQALRDYRQRSGIAARLVVVGMTATHFSIADPNDAGMLDVVGFDAAVPSLVADFARGASR from the coding sequence ATGGACGTGCTGCGCGCCTTCAACCGGCGCCGCACCGCACAGGTCGACCAGGCAGACCCCCGCCAGCGGCGCAACACCGCCGGCGGCTTCACCTTCACGCTCGACGACGCGGCGCGGCTGCGCCGCTTCCTCGTCCTCGGCGTCGACGGCGGCACCTACTACGCCGCGCCGCGTGAGCTGGCCGAGCAGAACGTCGAGGTGGTCGGGCGGATGGCCATGGCCGACCCGGAGACCCTGGTCTCCACCATCGTCGAGGTGTCCACCAGCGGCCGCGCCCCGCGGCAGAACCCGGCGCTCTTCGCGCTGGCCTACGCGGCAGCGGTCCCGGAGTCGTCCCGGCTCGCGCTCGACGCGCTGCCGCGGGTCGCCCGGACCGGCACGCACCTGCTGCAGTTCGCGGCGTACGTCGAGCAGTTCCGTGGCTGGGGTCGCGGCCTGCGCCGCGCGGTCGGCGGGTGGTACACCTCGAAGGATCCCGACGCCGTCGCCTACCAGGCGGTGAAGTACCGCCAGCGCGAGGGCTGGTCGCACCGCGACCTGCTGCGGCTGGCGCACCCGGTCACCGACGACCCCGCGCTGCGGGCGACGTTCGACTGGATCGTCCGTGGCTCGGTCGGTGACGCGGTCCCGGCGCTGGTCGACGGCTTCGTGCGCGCTCAGGCGGCGACCGATGTCACGACCTGGACCGACCTCGTCGTGCGCCACCGGCTGACCTGGGAGATGCTCCCGGATGCCGCGCTCGGCGAGGCCGCCGTGTGGGACGCCCTGCTCGACGTCGGCCTGCCCCCGACGGCGCTGCTGCGACAGCTGCCCCGGCTGACCCGGCTGGGACTGCTGCCCGACCGTGGCGGCCGCACCGCCGAGGTCGTGGCCCGGCTGACCGACGCCCAGCGGCTCCGCAGCGGTCGCGTGCACCCGGTCAACGTCCTGGTCGCGCAGCGGACGTACGCCGCCGGGCGCTCGGCGCGCGGCGCGGGCACGTGGGACCCGCAGCAGAAGGTCGTCGACGCGCTCGACGCCGCGTTCTACGCGGCGTTCGGCGCGGTGGAGCCCTCGGGCACCCGGACGCTGGTGGCGGTCGACGTCTCCGGCTCGATGCACGCGCCGATCGCGGGCCTGCCGCTGACGGCCCGTGAGGCGTCGGCGGCGCTGGCCCTGGTCCAGCTCGCGACGGAGCCGTCGGCCACAGCGGTCGGCTTCTCCGCGGACGGCCCGGGCTGGCGGTCCGACGCGGTGCTGAAGCGGCTGCGGATCTCCCCGCGGCAGCGTCTCGACGACGCCCTGCGCGTCGTCGACCGGATGCCGATGGGTGGCACCGACTGCGCCCTTCCGATGCTGTACGCGGCGAAGGAGCGACTGGCCGTCGACACGTTCGTGGTCTACACGGACAACGAGACGTGGGCAGGCTCGGTGCACCCGCACCAGGCGCTGCGGGACTATCGCCAGCGGTCCGGGATCGCCGCGAGGCTGGTCGTGGTCGGCATGACCGCGACCCATTTCAGCATCGCGGACCCGAACGACGCGGGGATGCTCGACGTCGTCGGCTTCGATGCGGCGGTGCCGTCGCTCGTCGCCGACTTCGCGCGAGGCGCCTCCCGTTGA
- a CDS encoding methyltransferase domain-containing protein, producing MKSTSSAGRVINKGRARLKLRTRLRAFAHPAPAHPANGALPTLDAAGPVESLPARRTAPGSWTIAPGTGFIDQHPRFLDTSTTAATRSRLNLRHEAIITDNKDVLEGARVLDIASHDARWTYAALRAGASHVTGAEGRPELVAHAEENLQHYGVDPDRYRFIVGDIFTTLDKERPQADVVLCLGFLYHTMRYDDVFHVMSQSNAEFLILDTQVEPSREAILRVRTNGVVGQGSAFTDSPIHTGQVLVGRPSVRALRTMAWVYGYRLDRFSDWSGILEDNPPGRTVKVYRAGARATLRFKRDPSLGTPPEE from the coding sequence GTGAAGAGCACCAGCAGTGCCGGACGGGTGATCAACAAGGGTCGTGCCCGGCTGAAGCTGCGCACCCGGCTGCGCGCGTTCGCCCACCCGGCGCCGGCCCACCCGGCCAACGGCGCGCTCCCGACCCTGGACGCCGCCGGGCCCGTCGAGTCGCTGCCCGCGCGCCGGACCGCGCCGGGCTCGTGGACCATCGCGCCGGGCACGGGGTTCATCGACCAGCACCCGCGGTTCCTCGACACGAGCACCACCGCAGCGACGCGGTCGCGGCTCAACCTGCGGCACGAGGCGATCATCACCGACAACAAGGACGTGCTCGAGGGCGCCCGGGTGCTCGACATCGCGAGCCACGACGCCCGCTGGACGTACGCCGCGCTCCGGGCCGGCGCGAGCCACGTCACCGGCGCCGAGGGCCGCCCGGAGCTGGTCGCGCACGCGGAGGAGAACCTCCAGCACTACGGCGTCGACCCCGACCGCTACCGGTTCATCGTGGGCGACATCTTCACGACGCTGGACAAGGAGCGGCCGCAGGCCGACGTCGTGCTCTGCCTCGGCTTCCTCTACCACACGATGCGCTACGACGACGTCTTCCACGTGATGAGCCAGAGCAACGCCGAGTTCCTCATCCTCGACACCCAGGTCGAGCCGTCGCGCGAGGCGATCCTGCGCGTGCGGACCAACGGCGTCGTCGGACAGGGCAGCGCGTTCACCGACAGCCCGATCCACACCGGGCAGGTGCTGGTCGGCCGCCCGTCGGTGCGGGCACTGCGCACGATGGCGTGGGTCTACGGCTACCGGCTCGACCGGTTCTCCGACTGGTCCGGCATCCTCGAGGACAACCCTCCCGGACGGACCGTCAAGGTCTACCGGGCCGGCGCGCGGGCCACGCTGCGCTTCAAGCGCGACCCGTCGCTCGGCACCCCTCCGGAGGAGTAG
- a CDS encoding acyltransferase family protein, translating to MATIPADGTGTGAPPERRTEMDALRALVVVGLVFFHSALVFDSEDDFYVKNDDTAPLMLVIGVLVVWAMPLLFVIGGFGARQSLVRRGPGGFAVERLRRLGVPLVFATFVLLPLPQWLRLRAAESSYDESYADFYPRFFDVHLSVDHLPFVVQGEHFESGHLWFVVLLLCFSLLLAVPAAVVPPRWTGRLGDAAGRAVERAPALVLLPAVPLAAVCAGLGLEEAYGGWHRVAYLLFFAAGLFLVADRRFRDAVRGCARLALWTGIALFVLGAPAMMSVDDPFTDMGVLAVLGRAGFGVTGWCAVVAILGLLDRPRPPSAAPATGRPPTTTQRVSTYLGDAVLPLYVLHQPVVVAVAFGVVGWDLAAPLKYVVIVVVSLALTVATYDLLVRRTAPTRFLFGMR from the coding sequence ATGGCGACCATCCCGGCCGACGGGACCGGGACCGGCGCTCCTCCCGAGCGCCGCACCGAGATGGACGCCCTGCGCGCGCTGGTCGTCGTCGGCCTGGTGTTCTTCCACTCGGCACTCGTCTTCGACAGCGAGGACGACTTCTACGTCAAGAACGACGACACGGCGCCGCTGATGCTGGTCATCGGCGTGCTGGTCGTGTGGGCGATGCCGCTGCTGTTCGTGATCGGCGGCTTCGGCGCCCGCCAGTCGCTGGTGCGGCGCGGGCCCGGCGGCTTCGCCGTGGAGCGGCTGCGCCGCCTCGGCGTCCCGCTGGTGTTCGCGACGTTCGTCCTGCTGCCGCTGCCGCAGTGGCTGCGGCTGCGCGCCGCCGAGTCGAGCTATGACGAGTCGTACGCCGACTTCTACCCGCGGTTCTTCGACGTCCACCTGTCCGTCGACCACCTGCCGTTCGTCGTGCAGGGCGAGCACTTCGAGTCCGGCCACCTGTGGTTCGTCGTGCTCCTGCTGTGCTTCTCGCTGCTCCTCGCCGTCCCGGCGGCGGTGGTGCCTCCCCGTTGGACCGGACGACTGGGCGACGCGGCAGGGCGAGCCGTCGAGCGCGCGCCCGCCCTGGTGCTGCTGCCCGCAGTGCCCCTGGCCGCGGTCTGCGCCGGTCTCGGCCTCGAGGAAGCCTACGGCGGGTGGCACCGCGTCGCCTATCTGCTGTTCTTCGCCGCCGGCCTCTTCCTCGTGGCCGACCGGCGCTTCCGCGACGCGGTGCGCGGCTGCGCGCGGCTCGCGCTGTGGACGGGCATCGCGCTGTTCGTGCTCGGCGCCCCCGCGATGATGAGCGTGGACGACCCGTTCACCGACATGGGCGTGCTCGCCGTGCTGGGTCGAGCGGGGTTCGGCGTGACCGGGTGGTGCGCGGTGGTGGCGATCCTGGGGCTGCTGGACCGCCCGCGCCCGCCGTCGGCCGCTCCCGCCACCGGCCGGCCGCCCACCACGACCCAGCGAGTGTCGACGTACCTCGGCGACGCCGTGCTGCCGCTCTACGTCTTGCACCAGCCGGTCGTGGTGGCCGTCGCCTTCGGCGTCGTCGGCTGGGACCTCGCCGCGCCGCTGAAGTACGTCGTCATCGTGGTCGTGTCCCTCGCGCTCACCGTGGCCACGTACGACCTACTCGTCCGGCGGACCGCCCCCACGCGGTTCCTCTTCGGGATGCGGTGA
- a CDS encoding Lrp/AsnC family transcriptional regulator has product MALDRLDIALLTALREHPRAGALELSRRLQVARATVQARLQRLEASGVVTGYGPDVDLEAAGVQLTAFVTLEIAQGALDEVAAELEALPTILEAHMTTGSADVVCKVGASSHADLQETLLELNRSTSVVRSTSVVVLGTVVPPRVLPLLARSAEEREARAPAYRND; this is encoded by the coding sequence ATGGCTCTGGACCGTCTGGACATCGCGCTGCTCACCGCCCTTCGCGAGCACCCCCGCGCCGGCGCCCTCGAGCTGTCCCGGAGGCTCCAGGTCGCGCGCGCCACGGTGCAGGCCCGGCTGCAACGGCTGGAGGCCTCCGGCGTGGTCACCGGGTACGGCCCCGACGTCGACCTCGAGGCGGCCGGCGTCCAGCTCACGGCGTTCGTCACCCTCGAGATCGCGCAGGGAGCGTTGGACGAGGTCGCGGCCGAGCTGGAGGCGCTGCCGACGATCCTCGAGGCCCACATGACCACCGGCAGCGCCGACGTGGTCTGCAAGGTCGGCGCCAGCTCGCACGCCGACCTCCAGGAGACGCTGCTCGAGCTCAACCGCTCGACGTCGGTCGTGCGGTCCACGAGCGTCGTGGTGCTGGGCACGGTGGTGCCGCCGCGCGTGCTCCCCCTCCTGGCGCGCTCGGCCGAGGAGCGCGAGGCCCGGGCACCCGCCTACCGCAACGACTGA
- a CDS encoding NAD-dependent succinate-semialdehyde dehydrogenase, translating into MSLVIADVIAELDPERGLRIGGRPRGAGATFPVNDPATGSPLAHVPDGTAADATAAVDAAAGALGEWAASAPRVRAEVLRRTFELMVANGDRLAALMSAENGKAQADAKAEVAYAAEFFRWFAEEAVRSEGDYATAPATGAKTFVTHQPVGVAVLVTPWNFPAAMATRKIAPALAAGCTVVLKPASETPLTAIAIVDLMREAGLPDGVVNLVTTKDSGAVVGAWLEDERVRKISFTGSTPVGRRLLHQAADRVVNASMELGGNAPFVVTADADLDAAVAGAMIAKFRNGGQACTAANRFYVHADVADAFVARFGKAVEALRVGPASDEQTEIGPMITEKAAGEIREKVDAAVAAGARIAHQATAPDGGAYVAPVILTDVAPDAEILTDEVFGPVAPVVTWHDEEEMIRLVNDTEYGLAAYVYAGRLQDALKIAERVEAGMVGINRGLVSDPSAPFGGVKQSGLGREGAREGIREFQETRYFSVDLI; encoded by the coding sequence ATGAGTCTCGTGATCGCCGACGTCATCGCCGAGCTCGACCCGGAGCGGGGCCTGCGGATCGGCGGCCGGCCGCGCGGCGCCGGCGCCACCTTCCCGGTCAACGACCCCGCGACGGGCAGCCCGCTCGCCCACGTCCCCGACGGTACGGCGGCCGACGCCACCGCCGCGGTCGACGCCGCTGCCGGAGCCCTCGGCGAGTGGGCGGCCTCGGCGCCGCGTGTCCGCGCCGAGGTGCTGCGCCGTACGTTCGAGCTGATGGTCGCCAACGGCGACCGCCTCGCCGCGCTGATGAGCGCCGAGAACGGCAAGGCGCAGGCCGACGCCAAGGCGGAGGTCGCTTACGCCGCCGAGTTCTTCCGCTGGTTCGCGGAGGAGGCGGTGCGATCGGAGGGCGACTACGCGACCGCGCCCGCGACCGGGGCCAAGACGTTCGTGACGCACCAGCCCGTGGGCGTCGCGGTGCTCGTGACCCCCTGGAACTTCCCGGCCGCCATGGCGACGCGCAAGATCGCGCCCGCGCTGGCCGCGGGCTGCACCGTGGTGCTCAAGCCCGCGTCGGAGACCCCGCTCACCGCGATCGCGATCGTCGACCTGATGCGGGAGGCCGGCCTGCCCGACGGTGTGGTCAACCTGGTCACGACCAAGGACTCCGGCGCCGTCGTGGGCGCGTGGCTCGAGGACGAGCGGGTCCGCAAGATCTCGTTCACCGGCTCCACGCCGGTGGGCCGGCGGCTGCTGCACCAGGCGGCCGACCGTGTCGTCAACGCGAGCATGGAGCTCGGCGGCAACGCGCCGTTCGTGGTCACGGCCGACGCCGACCTCGACGCCGCCGTCGCGGGCGCGATGATCGCGAAGTTCCGCAACGGCGGCCAGGCGTGCACCGCTGCCAACCGGTTCTACGTCCACGCCGACGTCGCCGACGCCTTCGTCGCCCGCTTCGGCAAGGCGGTCGAGGCCCTGCGCGTGGGGCCCGCGTCGGACGAGCAGACCGAGATCGGCCCGATGATCACCGAGAAGGCCGCGGGCGAGATCCGCGAGAAGGTCGACGCGGCGGTCGCCGCAGGCGCCCGGATCGCCCACCAGGCCACGGCTCCCGACGGCGGCGCCTACGTCGCGCCGGTCATCCTGACCGACGTCGCACCCGACGCCGAGATCCTCACCGACGAGGTCTTCGGGCCGGTCGCGCCCGTCGTCACCTGGCACGACGAGGAGGAGATGATCCGCCTCGTCAACGACACCGAGTACGGCCTGGCCGCCTACGTCTACGCGGGCCGCCTCCAGGACGCCCTCAAGATCGCCGAGCGGGTCGAGGCCGGCATGGTCGGCATCAACCGCGGGCTGGTCTCCGACCCGTCCGCGCCGTTCGGCGGGGTCAAGCAGAGCGGGCTCGGCCGCGAGGGCGCGCGCGAGGGGATCCGGGAGTTCCAGGAGACCCGCTACTTCTCCGTCGACCTGATCTGA
- a CDS encoding YkvA family protein yields MTTALVVAGIALAAWALSCAAMVLFARRLPDGMLKQVAEFLPACVTTARRLRKHPDVPRRAKVALLVAVLWVVSPIDLLPEFLPVIGPLDDVVAVVLLLRYAARSIPRGTLLAAWPTDPRLLERLLGNKSVDAGTDQPPQTR; encoded by the coding sequence GTGACCACCGCCCTCGTCGTCGCCGGCATCGCCCTGGCGGCGTGGGCGCTCTCCTGCGCGGCGATGGTGCTCTTCGCCCGCCGGCTGCCCGACGGCATGCTCAAGCAGGTCGCCGAGTTCCTGCCCGCGTGCGTCACCACCGCGCGCCGCCTGCGCAAGCACCCCGACGTCCCGCGCCGCGCCAAGGTCGCGCTGCTCGTGGCCGTGCTCTGGGTCGTCTCGCCGATCGACCTGCTCCCGGAGTTCCTGCCGGTGATCGGTCCGCTCGACGACGTGGTCGCGGTCGTGCTCCTGCTGAGGTACGCCGCCCGCAGCATCCCGCGCGGGACGCTGCTCGCGGCGTGGCCCACCGACCCGCGCCTGCTCGAGCGGCTCCTCGGCAACAAGTCCGTAGACGCAGGGACCGACCAGCCGCCCCAAACCCGCTAG
- a CDS encoding TIGR00725 family protein: MRYVAVCGPADADPALLDHARRAGRLLAAGGWVVLTGGLGGVMAAAAEGVSAAGGTAIAILPGTDRSAAAPGHAFALPTGMGEMRNALLVRSADAVLAIGGSWGTLSEVALAARTAVPLAVVAGEVPSFAGDEVVVAETVDEAIRALQERS, translated from the coding sequence ATGCGCTACGTCGCCGTGTGCGGACCGGCCGACGCCGACCCCGCGCTGCTCGACCATGCCCGGCGTGCCGGGCGGCTGCTGGCGGCGGGGGGCTGGGTCGTGCTCACCGGCGGCCTCGGTGGAGTGATGGCCGCGGCCGCCGAGGGCGTGTCCGCCGCCGGCGGTACGGCGATCGCGATCCTCCCGGGCACCGACCGGTCTGCCGCCGCCCCGGGCCATGCCTTCGCCCTGCCGACCGGGATGGGGGAGATGCGCAACGCGCTGCTCGTGCGCAGCGCCGACGCGGTGCTCGCGATCGGTGGGTCGTGGGGCACGCTGTCCGAGGTCGCCCTGGCTGCGCGGACGGCCGTGCCGTTAGCGGTGGTCGCGGGCGAGGTGCCGTCCTTCGCGGGCGACGAGGTCGTGGTCGCGGAGACGGTCGACGAGGCGATCAGGGCGCTGCAGGAGAGAAGCTGA
- the hppD gene encoding 4-hydroxyphenylpyruvate dioxygenase, translating to MTELATRLTDAERLAELDLDQLRQLVGLVDHDPSQDPFPVSGWDAVVWAVGNAVQTTHFFRSAFGMDLVAYAGPETGLRDRHSFVLEAGAVRFVIEGAVAPDSPVVDHHARHGDGITDIALEVPDVDKCVAHAEAQGATVLAAPYEISDEHGTVRLAAIATYGDTRHTLVDRSRYHGPYLPGYVTREGKALGPRTFQALDHVVGNVELGRMDEWVDFYRRVMGFTNMAEFIGDDIATDYSALMSKVVASGNHRVKFPLNEPAIAKKKSQIDEYLEFYGGPGAQHLALATTDILAAVDHLRAAGIEFLNTPDSYYEDPELRARIGEVRVPVEELQKRGILVDRDEDGYLLQIFTKPVGDRPTVFFELIERHGSLGFGKGNFKALFEAIEREQERRGNL from the coding sequence ATGACCGAGCTCGCCACCCGCCTGACCGACGCCGAGCGCCTCGCGGAGCTCGACCTCGACCAGTTGCGCCAGCTGGTCGGCCTGGTCGACCACGACCCGTCGCAGGACCCGTTCCCCGTCAGCGGCTGGGACGCCGTCGTCTGGGCCGTCGGCAACGCGGTCCAGACCACCCACTTCTTCCGCTCCGCGTTCGGCATGGACCTGGTCGCCTACGCCGGGCCCGAGACCGGCCTACGCGACCGCCACTCGTTCGTCCTCGAGGCCGGCGCGGTCCGCTTCGTCATCGAGGGCGCCGTCGCGCCCGACAGCCCCGTCGTCGACCACCACGCGCGCCACGGCGACGGCATCACCGACATCGCACTCGAGGTCCCGGACGTCGACAAGTGCGTCGCGCACGCCGAGGCGCAGGGCGCGACCGTGCTCGCGGCGCCGTACGAGATCAGCGACGAGCACGGCACCGTCCGTCTGGCCGCGATCGCGACGTACGGCGACACCCGCCACACGCTGGTCGACCGCAGCCGCTACCACGGCCCCTACCTGCCGGGCTACGTCACCCGCGAGGGCAAGGCCCTCGGCCCGCGCACGTTCCAGGCGCTCGACCACGTCGTCGGCAACGTCGAGCTCGGCCGGATGGACGAGTGGGTCGACTTCTACCGCCGGGTCATGGGCTTCACGAACATGGCCGAGTTCATCGGCGACGACATCGCGACCGACTACTCCGCGCTGATGTCGAAGGTCGTCGCCAGCGGCAACCACCGCGTGAAGTTCCCGCTCAACGAGCCGGCGATCGCCAAGAAGAAGAGCCAGATCGACGAGTACCTCGAGTTCTACGGCGGGCCGGGCGCCCAGCACCTGGCGCTGGCGACCACCGACATCCTCGCCGCCGTCGACCACCTGCGCGCCGCGGGCATCGAGTTCCTCAACACGCCCGACTCCTACTACGAGGACCCCGAGCTGCGCGCGCGGATCGGCGAGGTGCGGGTGCCGGTCGAGGAGCTCCAGAAGCGCGGCATCCTCGTCGACCGCGACGAGGACGGCTACCTGCTGCAGATCTTCACCAAGCCGGTCGGCGACCGGCCGACGGTCTTCTTCGAGCTGATCGAGCGGCACGGGTCGCTCGGGTTCGGCAAGGGCAACTTCAAGGCCCTGTTCGAGGCGATCGAGCGTGAGCAGGAGCGCCGCGGCAACCTCTGA
- a CDS encoding TetR/AcrR family transcriptional regulator, with product MATAKTPAEAWVDAALPVLAAGGPDAVRVEQLANGLGVTKGGFYWHFPDRAAFLQRVLDRWEQLAVENVIEQLESHPGAARDKLRELFDIAFAFAVADEGQRAELAIRDWARRDPAVEARLRGVDERRMAYLRDLFAQICDDPLDTEARALTAYSLFVGQHFLATGHDGHTRHEVLRAALEGLLR from the coding sequence ATGGCCACCGCGAAGACACCCGCCGAGGCGTGGGTCGACGCCGCGCTGCCGGTGCTCGCCGCAGGCGGCCCCGACGCGGTGCGCGTCGAGCAGCTGGCCAACGGCCTCGGCGTCACCAAGGGCGGCTTCTACTGGCACTTCCCCGACCGCGCCGCGTTCCTCCAGCGGGTCCTCGACCGCTGGGAGCAGCTGGCCGTGGAGAACGTCATCGAGCAGCTCGAGTCACATCCCGGGGCCGCCCGCGACAAGCTGCGCGAGCTCTTCGACATCGCGTTCGCGTTCGCCGTCGCCGACGAGGGCCAGCGCGCGGAGCTGGCGATCCGCGACTGGGCCCGGCGCGATCCCGCCGTCGAGGCCCGGCTGCGTGGGGTCGACGAGCGCCGGATGGCCTACCTGCGCGACCTCTTCGCCCAGATCTGCGACGACCCGCTGGACACCGAGGCCCGCGCGCTCACGGCCTACTCGCTGTTCGTCGGCCAGCACTTCCTGGCCACGGGGCACGACGGCCACACCCGTCACGAGGTGCTCCGCGCGGCCCTCGAGGGGCTTCTGCGCTGA
- a CDS encoding DUF6069 family protein codes for MSFEDSHGVPIPFLAFPQLTLIFSLIGVALAAVLARKARRPRSTFVRTTVALTALSVVPDFTFGFDTATAFSLATLHVVAASIVIPTVARRLAATR; via the coding sequence GTGTCCTTCGAGGACTCCCACGGCGTCCCGATCCCGTTCCTGGCGTTCCCCCAGCTGACGCTGATCTTCTCGCTGATCGGCGTCGCGCTCGCCGCGGTGCTGGCCCGCAAGGCGCGGCGCCCGCGGTCGACGTTCGTCCGCACCACCGTCGCGCTGACCGCGCTCTCCGTGGTCCCCGACTTCACGTTCGGCTTCGACACCGCGACGGCGTTCTCGCTCGCGACGCTGCACGTGGTCGCCGCCTCGATCGTCATCCCGACGGTCGCGCGCCGGCTGGCCGCGACCCGTTGA
- a CDS encoding DUF1905 domain-containing protein, producing MELEFSGPVFEWRGPAPFYYVAVPEEDSADIKADEAMLSYGWGCIPVTATVGDTEFTTSLFPKDGRYLLGLKVAVRRAEGIDEGDHVAVRMRVEPIA from the coding sequence ATGGAGCTCGAGTTCAGCGGCCCGGTGTTCGAGTGGCGCGGGCCCGCGCCGTTCTACTACGTCGCCGTGCCCGAGGAGGACAGCGCCGACATCAAGGCCGACGAGGCGATGCTCAGCTATGGCTGGGGCTGCATCCCGGTGACGGCGACGGTGGGCGACACCGAGTTCACCACCTCGCTGTTCCCCAAGGACGGGCGCTACCTGCTCGGCCTCAAGGTCGCGGTCCGCCGTGCCGAGGGCATCGACGAGGGCGACCACGTCGCCGTACGGATGCGGGTCGAGCCGATCGCCTGA